One Vibrio sp. 16 genomic window carries:
- the accC gene encoding acetyl-CoA carboxylase biotin carboxylase subunit: MLDKLVIANRGEIALRILRACKELGIKTVAVHSTADRDLKHVLLADETVCIGPARGIDSYLNIPRIISAAEVTGAVAIHPGYGFLSENADFAEQVERSGFIFVGPKANTIRMMGDKVSAITAMKKAGVPCVPGSDGPLDNDEVKNKAHAKRIGYPVIIKASGGGGGRGMRVVRSEAELVEAIAMTRAEAKAAFNNDMVYMEKFLENPRHVEVQVIADGQGGAIHLGERDCSMQRRHQKVVEEAPAPGITEEMRKYIGERCTRACLEIGYRGAGTFEFLYENGEFYFIEMNTRIQVEHPVTEMVTGVDLIKEQLRVAAGQPLSFTQDDIKIRGHAIECRINAEDPERFLPSPGKIERFHAPGGMGVRWESHIYTGYTVPPHYDSMIGKLITFGENRDVAIARMKNALGEMIVEGIKTNVPLQEMIMNDENFQHGGANIHYLEKKLGLQ; encoded by the coding sequence ATGCTAGATAAATTAGTCATCGCGAACCGAGGTGAAATCGCACTTCGAATTCTTCGCGCATGTAAAGAATTAGGCATCAAAACGGTTGCTGTTCACTCAACAGCAGACCGCGACCTAAAACACGTCCTATTGGCAGACGAGACCGTATGTATCGGTCCTGCTCGCGGTATCGACAGCTACCTAAACATCCCTCGCATCATTTCTGCAGCAGAAGTGACAGGCGCTGTAGCGATTCACCCAGGTTACGGTTTCTTATCTGAAAACGCAGATTTTGCCGAGCAAGTAGAGCGCAGCGGCTTTATTTTTGTGGGTCCTAAAGCCAACACCATCCGCATGATGGGTGACAAAGTGTCTGCGATCACAGCAATGAAGAAAGCTGGCGTTCCTTGTGTTCCTGGCTCTGACGGCCCGCTTGATAATGATGAAGTGAAGAACAAAGCGCACGCGAAACGCATCGGCTACCCAGTGATCATCAAAGCCTCTGGTGGCGGCGGCGGTCGTGGTATGCGTGTGGTTCGTAGCGAAGCTGAACTGGTTGAAGCTATCGCTATGACGCGTGCAGAAGCGAAAGCAGCGTTCAACAATGACATGGTTTACATGGAGAAGTTCCTAGAAAACCCTCGTCACGTTGAAGTTCAAGTGATTGCTGACGGTCAAGGCGGTGCTATCCATCTAGGTGAACGTGACTGTTCTATGCAGCGTCGTCACCAAAAAGTTGTCGAAGAAGCGCCAGCTCCAGGTATTACTGAAGAAATGCGTAAATACATCGGTGAACGTTGTACTCGTGCGTGTCTAGAAATCGGTTACCGCGGCGCAGGTACATTCGAGTTCCTATACGAGAACGGCGAATTCTACTTCATCGAAATGAATACTCGTATTCAGGTTGAGCACCCAGTAACTGAAATGGTAACAGGCGTCGACCTAATCAAAGAGCAGCTTCGCGTTGCAGCGGGTCAGCCTCTGTCATTCACGCAAGATGACATCAAGATTCGCGGCCATGCGATTGAATGTCGTATCAACGCGGAAGATCCAGAGCGCTTCCTACCATCTCCGGGTAAGATTGAACGCTTCCATGCACCAGGCGGCATGGGCGTACGTTGGGAGTCGCACATCTACACGGGCTACACAGTCCCACCTCACTACGATTCAATGATCGGTAAACTGATCACATTCGGTGAGAACCGTGATGTAGCAATTGCTCGTATGAAGAACGCACTGGGCGAGATGATTGTTGAAGGCATCAAGACTAACGTGCCTCTGCAAGAAATGATTATGAATGACGAGAACTTCCAGCACGGCGGTGCGAACATTCATTACCTAGAGAAAAAACTGGGTCTGCAATAA
- the accB gene encoding acetyl-CoA carboxylase biotin carboxyl carrier protein has translation MDIRKIKKLIELVEESGIAELEISEGEESVRISRSGSAAPAAPVHYAAAPAPVAAPAPAAAPAPAAAPEAAAPATPAGHQVLSPMVGTFYRSPSPDSKAFIEVGQSVNAGDTLCIVEAMKMMNQIEADKSGVVTAILVDDGQPVEFDQPLVVIE, from the coding sequence ATGGATATCCGTAAAATCAAGAAGCTTATCGAGTTAGTAGAAGAGTCTGGCATTGCTGAGCTAGAAATCTCTGAAGGTGAAGAGTCGGTACGCATCAGTCGTAGCGGCAGCGCAGCACCTGCAGCGCCAGTTCATTACGCAGCAGCGCCAGCACCTGTAGCAGCTCCTGCTCCAGCGGCAGCACCGGCACCTGCCGCAGCTCCAGAAGCAGCAGCGCCAGCGACACCAGCGGGTCATCAAGTTCTTTCTCCAATGGTAGGTACTTTCTACCGTTCTCCAAGCCCAGACTCAAAAGCATTCATTGAAGTGGGTCAATCTGTTAACGCTGGCGACACACTATGTATCGTTGAAGCGATGAAGATGATGAACCAAATCGAAGCTGACAAGTCTGGCGTAGTAACAGCTATCTTAGTTGATGACGGCCAACCAGTTGAATTCGACCAACCACTTGTTGTTATCGAATAA
- the aroQ gene encoding type II 3-dehydroquinate dehydratase translates to MTAKSRILVLNGPNLNLLGLREPAHYGSQTLSQIIDSLTEQAQLANVELEHLQSNREYELIEKIHAAYGNVDFIIINPAAFTHTSVALRDALLGVAIPFIEVHLSNVHAREPFRHHSYLSDKAEGVICGLGAQGYEFALSAAINKLQAS, encoded by the coding sequence ATGACAGCAAAATCACGCATTCTTGTCTTAAACGGTCCAAATCTCAACCTGCTAGGGCTACGTGAACCCGCTCATTACGGTTCTCAAACGCTTTCGCAGATCATTGATTCCCTGACCGAACAAGCACAACTTGCCAATGTAGAACTGGAACATCTACAGTCAAATCGCGAGTACGAACTGATTGAAAAAATCCACGCAGCGTATGGCAACGTGGATTTTATTATTATCAATCCAGCAGCGTTTACGCACACCAGTGTCGCGCTACGTGACGCTCTACTGGGCGTTGCCATCCCATTTATCGAAGTGCATTTATCCAATGTGCATGCTCGAGAACCTTTCCGTCATCACTCTTACCTGTCTGATAAAGCAGAAGGGGTGATTTGTGGTTTAGGAGCTCAAGGCTATGAATTCGCATTGTCGGCAGCCATTAACAAGTTGCAGGCAAGCTAA